The Geoalkalibacter subterraneus genome contains the following window.
TTCCCGAAGGCAGTTCCCCCAAAGATATCGCTTCCTCCATCGGCGAGCGCCTTGCGCGTCAGTCCGTGGCCGCCCGGGTCGACGGAAAGCTGGTCGATGTCACCTACCCCCTGCATCAGAATTGCCGTCTGGAATTGATCACCTTGAACAGCCCCGAAGGGTTGGAGGTCTATCGCCATTCGGCCGCCCACCTGATGGCCCATGCGGTTAAGGAACTCTACGGTGAAGAGGTTCAGGTCACCATCGGCCCGGCCATCGAAAACGGCTTCTACTACGACTTTTACAGCGATACTCATAAGTTCACACCGGAAGAGTTCGACAAGATCGAAGCGAAAATGGCAGAACTGGCGAAAATGGATCTGCCTGTCGAGCGTGAAGATATGAGCCGTCAGAGCGCGATCGAGCTTTTCCGTTCCATGGGTGAACAGTACAAGGTCCAGTTGATTGAGGATCTGCCTGAAGAAACGGTTTCGATTTACCGTCAGGGATCCTTTGTCGACCTCTGCCGTGGACCTCATCTGCCGTCGACCGGTTTTCTCAAGGCGTTCAAACTGACCAGCGTCGCAGGTGCCTATTGGCGCGGCGATGAGCGCAACGCCATGCTGCAGCGTGTCTATGCCACCGCTTTCCCAGACAAGAAGGAATTGCGCGCCTACTTGCACAAACTGGAAGAAGCGCGCAAGCGTGACCACCGTAAACTCGGAAAAGAACTTGACCTGTTCTCCTTCAGCGAGGAGGCCGGCGCCGGCCTCGTGATCTGGCACCCCAAGGGAGCCCTGCTGCGGACTCTGCTCGAGGACTTCGAGAAGCGCGAGCACCTCAAGCGCGGCTACGACATCGTCATGGGCCCACAGATCCTGCGTACCGACCTTTGGAAGACCTCGGGGCATTACGATAACTATCGCGAGAACATGTACTTTACCGAGGTGGAAGGGCAGAGTTACGGCATCAAGCCGATGAACTGCCTGTCTCACATGCTGATTTACCGATCCCACATTCGCTCCTATCGCGATCTGCCCCTGCGATTCTTTGAGCTTGGAACGGTTCATCGCCACGAAAAATCAGGTGTTTTGCACGGCTTGACCCGTGTCCGTGGTTTCACTCAGGACGATGCCCATATTCTCTGCACCCCTGAACAACTCGACGGTGAAATTAAAGGGGTCCTTGAGTTTGTGCGCGACGTCATGGGCAAGTTCGGCTTCGAATATGAACTCGAAATTTCAACCCGCCCTGAAAAGGCTATCGGCAGCGACCAGGACTGGGATCGTGCGACCAACGCCCTGATGAGTGCCTTGAAGGACACGGGGCTGCCGTTTGAAATCAACGAGGGTGACGGGGCTTTCTACGGGCCGAAGATCGACGTCAAGCTCAAGGATGCTCTTGACAGGCGATGGCAGTGTGCTACAATCCAGTGCGATTTTACCCTGCCAGATCGCTTTGACCTGACCTATGTCGGGCGCGACGGTGAAAAACATCGCCCCGTCATGGTGCATCGGGTTATTCTCGGTTCGATCGAGCGGTTCATCGGTGTGCTTATTGAGCACTATGCCGGTAATTTCCCGCTATGGCTCTCCCCGGTTCAGGCGGTTGTCGTCAATGTGACCGATAATCAGGCCGAATATGCCGAGGAGATTTTTCGCCGTTTGAGAGCCGAGGGCGTTCGAGTCAAAAAAGATCTGCGCAACGAGAAGCTCGGCTTCAAAATCCGCGAAGCGCAGCTTGAGAAAATCCCTTACATGCTGGTCATCGGCGATAAGGAAGTTGAGCAGGGAACGGTGTCTCCGCGGCATCGCTCCGGCCAGAACCTGGATTCCATGACGCCGGAGGATTTCGTCGCCTTTGTACGCCGTGAATGTATGGAATATCAGTAATTTTTCGGCATGCCTGAATTCTCAGGATGCGGGTGTGCTGATTAGTTGCGAATATCATTGAAAAGGAGGTCGCATCATAGCTAAGCAAGAAACCAACATCAACCGAGCCATTCGAGCCCGCGAAGTTCGGGTCATTGACGATGCATCCGAGCAGCTGGGTATCATGAGTCTGGCCGACGCCTTGGCCGCTGCTGAACAACAGGGTTTGGACCTGGTGGAAGTCTCCCCCAATGCCAACCCGCCCGTATGTCGCATTATGGACTACGGAAAATTTAAATATCAGCAAAGCAAAAAAGCCGCCGAGGCCAAGAAGAAGATGGCCCGCGTTGAGGTTAAAGAAGTCAAGATGCGGCCAAAGACCGAGGAACACGACTTTCAGACGAAAGTGCGCAATGCGCGCCGTTTCCTCGAAGATGGCAACAAGGTTAAATTGACCATTATGTTCCGGGGACGAGAAGTCACCCATCCCGAATTCGGGAAGGCGCTGCTTGAACGGGCCGCCACTGAGGTCAGCGACATCGGCCAGATTGAAGGCCGCCCCAATATGCAGGGGCGTTTCATGTCGGTCATTGTTGCACCCATTAAAAAAACTGTCTAGGAGATTGTCGGACTCAGTAGCTTCTCCCGAAGTCCGGCAGCCCCCCCTTAATTAGATCTGAAGGAGCAGCACTCATGCCCAAGATGAAAACCAACCGCGGCGCCGCGAAACGTTTCCGCAAGACCGGCACTGGAAAGATCCGTCGGGGCAAGGCGTTCAGAAGCCACATCCTGACCAAGAAAAGCACCAAGCGTAAGCGCAACCTGCGCTCTGCGACCATCATCAGTGGCCGCGACGAGAAGAATGTCAGTCGTCTGATCCCTTACCTTTAAGGGGGGATAAAAATCGGCTTTCTTAAATCCGCGAACTGAGGGGTTATTGTCTCCCCCTTCAGATCCGGTAGCGGCTGCGGCCGCTTATTTATTTTTTCAAGGAGTTTTACAAAATGCCGAGAGTCAAAAGAGGATTCAAAGCGAGACGCAGAAGAAACAAAGTCTTGAAGCTGGCTAAAGGGTACCGGGGCGCACGCTCTAAGTTGTTCCGCAGTGCGACCGAGGCCGTCGATCGTGCCCTGAACTATGCGTATCGTGACCGTCGTGTCCGCAAGCGGGATTTCCGTGCCTTGTGGATTGCGCGTATCAACGCAGCTTCCCGCGAGAACGGCCTGTCTTACAGTCGTCTGATCCATGGCCTGAAAAAGGCCGAGGTCGGACTTGACCGCAAGATTCTTGCTCAGCTCGCGGTGGAGGATCCCAAGGGATTTTCCGGGGTGGTCGAAAAGGCTAAAGCCCAGCTTCAGTAAAAGGTGTTTGGCCGTAAAAAAAGAGATGGGGGCGACCTCATCTCTTTTTTTACGTTCCGGCCTGATTCTGAGCCGGATAGGCCGGAGGTTGCTGGTCGGACGACCAGGCAGCCTTTCCGGTCAACTTCATCCTGGTGACAAACACCGTTGTTGCATGAAATGAGGATTGGTCATGAAGGATAAATTGAGGCAGATTGCGGAACAGGGACGCGAAGCATTGGCTGCTGCCGGCAGTGAAGCCGAACTGCAGCAGGCCAAGGCGCGTTTTCTCGGCAAAAAAGGCGAATTGACCTCTCTGATGAAGGGGATCGGCTCTGTGCCTCCGGAAGAGCGCCCTGCCATCGGAACCCTGTTGAATACCTATAAGGACGAGCTTGAAGAACTGTTCCAGCAGCGGCTCAACCAGGTCAGGGACGCCGATATCAAGGCTCGGCTCGAACGGGAGAAAGTCGATGTGACCCTTCCCGGGAGGCAGCGCTTTACCGGCAGCAAACATCCCATTACCCTGGTGACCGAAGAGATCTGTTCCATTTTTGCTTCGCTCGGCTTCGGTGTTGCTGAAGGGCCCGAGGTCGAGATGGATTTTTATAACTTCGAGGCTCTTAATTTTCCCAAGGATCACCCTGCTCGGGACATGCAGGATACCTTTTTCGTCTCTGACGATGTCTTGCTGCGGACCCATACCTCCCCGGTGCAGGTACGGACCATGCTGCGCCACTCGCCGCCGGTGCGTATTATTGCTCCAGGGACCGTTTACCGCCGCGATTCCGACATTACCCACAGTCCCATGTTCCACCAGGTCGAAGGTTTTCTGGTCGATCATCACGTCACCTTCGGAGACCTTAAAGGTATCCTGACCGCCTTTATCAACCAGTTTTTCGGGGATGATATCGGTGTGCGCTTCCGGCCTTCTTTTTTCCCCTTCACGGAACCCTCCGCCGAGGTCGATATTCAGTGCGTGATCTGCAAAGGGCAGGGGTGCCGCGTCTGCAAGGGCAGCGGCTGGCTCGAAATTCTCGGAAGCGGCATGATCGATCCAGAAGTATTCAAGTCGGTCAACTACGACCCCGAGGTCTATTCTGGCTTTGCTTTCGGCATGGGTGTGGAAAGAATTGCCATGCTGAAATACGGAGTCAATGATCTGCGTCTGTTTTTCGAGAACGATGTGAGATTTCTCAAACAGTTCTAGGAATAACGGAAAAGCAGAGACTTAAAATGCTATTTTTGATAAAGGACGTGAAGAAATGATCGTCACCTATAACTGGCTTAAAGAGTTTGTAGATTGTGACCTTGCGCCTGATGAGCTCTCCCATCGTCTGACCATGGCCGGTCTTGAAGTCGATGCGATGGACGTACTCGGGGAAGGTCTCGATACTGTTGTCGTTGCCCGCCTGCTCAGCGTGGAATCACATCCCGATGCCGACCGTCTGACCCTGTGTCAGGTCGATGCCGGCGGTGGTGATCCGGTTCAGGTTGTGTGTGGTGCGACCAACCACAAGACGGGCGACCTGGTTGCGTTTGCGCAGGTTGGGACTGTCCTGCCCGGTGATTTCAAGATCAAGAAATCCAAGATCCGCGGACAGGTCTCCTTCGGCATGCTCTGCTCGGAAAAGGAACTCGGTCTGGCCGAAGAGGCCGAGGGCATTATGATCCTTCCTGCCGATCTGCCTTTGGGAAAGCCTGTTTTTGACGCCCTGGGGCTCAAGGACGTGCGCTTCGAGCTGGGGTTGACCCCAAACCGGGCGGACTGCCTCAGTGTTGTCGGCGTGGCGCGTGAGGTCGCTGCCATCTGCGGCAAACCCATGCGGCTGCCGCAGGTGAGCGTGAAGGAGGAAGGGGAGCCCATAGCAGAGCGCACCTCGGTGACCATCGAGGAGCCTGGCATGTGCCCGCGTTACGCAGCCCGCCTGATTCGCGACGTTCGCATAGGTTCCTCTCCCGCGTGGCTCGTTCGCCGTCTGGAGTCCGTCGGACAGCGCTCCATCAACAACGTTGTCGATGTGACCAACTATGTTCTGATGGAGTTGGGGCATCCTCTGCATGCTTTCGACTTCCGTCTCCTGCGCGGCGGGCGCATCGTTGTGCGCAGAGCAGGCGACAATCAAAAATTCACCACTCTCGACGGCCAGGAGCGCATCCTCAATTCGGGAGATCTGACCATCTGTGATGCCGATGGGCCGGTCGCGCTTGCCGGCATCATGGGTGGGGAAAATTCAGAGATTCAACCAGATACGGTCGATATTCTGCTGGAAAGTGCCTATTTCAATCCGCCCACCATCCGGCGCACCAGCAAGCGCCTTGGAATTCACAGCGAGTCGTCCCACCGTTTCGAGCGCGGCGCCGATGTGGATATGGTGCCCATTGCCCTCGACCGGGCGGCCGAATTGATTCGCGAAACGGCAGGCGGCGCAATCTCCCAGGGAGCGCTCGACGTTTATCCTGCGCCCATCGCTGAAAAGAGCTTGCGCATTCACACTGACAAGACCCAGCGGCTGCTGGGTGTGCGTATCGACACTCTTGAAATCAAACGCCTGCTTGAAACAATCGGCTTTTCCTGCCATCTTGAAGACGGCGCACCGGAAGGAATCGTTCACGTCAATGTGCCGAACTGCCGGCCGGACATTGAACGGGAAGTCGACCTGATTGAAGAGGTTGCGCGTCTTAACGGCTATGATCAGATTCCCACCACCATGCCGGCCGGTCGGGTCGTATGCCATCCTGATTCGCCGCTTCGGCGCATCGAGCAGGCCCTGCGCAACGCCATGGTGGCCTGTGGTTTCTCCGAGGTAATTAATTATTCTTTCAACGCTCCGGCGGCGCTTGACAGGATTGCCCTGCCCGAACAGGACGAACGCCGTTCCCAGGTCCGTCTGCTCAATCCCCTTACGGAAGAGCAGTCCGTCATGCGCACCACATTGGTGCCCAGTGTCCTACAGAACGTCGCCCAGAATCTTGCCCGTCGCAGCGCCGGCGATCTGCGCCTGTTTGAACTCAGGCCAGTCTTTCTTCCCGACGGTGGGGACGATCTGCCCCGCGAAGTGCCTCATCTGGTCTTTGCCCTGAGCGGCAGGCGCAGTCCATTGGGGTGGGCGCAGAGTTCGGAACCGGTCGATTTCTTCGATCTCAAAGGGGTCGTCGAAGAGCTCATGGAGCAGCTGCGCCTCGATTCGGTAGAATATTCTCCAGACCAGGGCGAGTCGTTCCTGCATCCCGGCAAGTCCTGCGCCTTGACCTGCAACCAGGTGGTTTTAGGGTTGCTGGGTGAAGTTCATCCGCAGGTCCTGAAGGAATTTGAGATCGAACAGCCGGTCTATATCTGCGATCTGGATCTCAGTGCGATTGCCGATGTGGCAGGCAATCCCGTTGTTTTTAAAGAGCTTTCCCGTTTTCCCGGAGTCGATCGCGACAGCGCCTTGCTGGTGGATGAAGAGATCGAAGCGCGCCGCATTCTGGATGCGGCGCTCAACGCCAGGGCGCGCGATGTGGAAGATGTCGTTCTCTTCGATGTCTATCGCGGCAAAGGGATTCCGCAGGGTAAAAAGAGCATTGCCATCCGCGTACGCTATCGCCGGGCGGATAAAACTTTGACTGATGAAGAGGTCGCCAAGTCTCATTCGCGCATCATCAAAGCCCTCGAAAATGAGTTAGGTGCCGAAATTCGTTGAATAATTGGTTGCGGCATTCGATTTTCCATGTTATAAAATCAATAAATTCAAGGACATGGATTTGAATGACTGGAGGTAATATGACCAAAGCGGATCTGATCGAGAGTGTTTATTTGAAGACCGGTTTCTCTAAGAAAGAATCCGCTGAAATTGTTGAACTGGTCTTTGATCTGATAAAAACCACGCTGGAAAAGGGCGAGAAGATCAAAATTGCCGGGTTCGGTAATTTCGTCGTGAAAGAGAAAGATTCGCGTCGCGGTCGCAACCCGCAGACCGGAGATGAGATTGAAATCTCTTCCCGACGCATTCTGACTTTCAAGCCCAGCCAGGTTCTCAAAGGCGCTATCAACGACAGCAACGCCTGAATCTGATGCGCTGGACCGGGCTGTTGCCCGGAGTTGGCCGGAGCATGGACATCGAAATTCCCGACAAATTGTATTTCAAGATCGGGGAAGTTTCCCGCATTACCGGCGTGAAGCCTCATGTTCTGCGCTATTGGGAGAGCGAATTCGGTGCTTTCAGCCCGAATAAGAGCCGCAGTCGGCAACGCCTCTACCAGCGCAAGGATATTGAGCTCATCCTGCGCCTGAAGCGGCTTCTGTACCAGGAAGGGTATACCATCTCCGGTGCGCGCCGCAAACTGCGTGAAAAAGATGCGGCGGTCAATGCAGAGCCTCGTACTATTGCAGAGCCTGATAACGTACCTGGTTCTGAAAAAGTAGCCGGTGATGAGCCGCATGATCTTCTTAGTGAGGTTCGTAAAGACCTCAGAAATTTGCGCGAATTGCTGCGTCGTGACCCCCCCCGCCGGGGATAACACTCCCCGCCAAACCGATCGTTAGGCGCCATTGTTTACACTGCTGACCAATGATGACGGCATTCACGCTCCCGGGTTGAACGCTCTGGCTGAGACCATGCAATCCGTGGCCGAAGTTGTGGTTGCCGCACCTGATCGTGAGCGAAGCGCCACCAGCCACTCTCTCACGCTGCATTCCCCCCTGCGAGCCGAAGAAATCCGCAGCGGCTTTTTTTCCATCGACGGCACCCCGACCGACTGTGTCAATCTCGGCATCCACGGCTTGTTCAAAAGGCGACCGGATATCGTGATCTCCGGAATCAACAGCGGTGCCAATATGGGCGATGACATCACTTATTCCGGGACGGTTGCTGCGGCAATGGAAGCAACCCTGATGGGCGTTCCTGCTTTCGCCATATCTCTTGCTCGCGAAGGTTCCAAACCCGCCGATTATCGGCCGGCGGCTCAGTTTGCCGTTAAGCTTGCCCAGTCTTTGTCCCGTAACCGTTTGCCCGCAGATACTTTCCTGAACGTCAATGTCCCCCAGGTAGAAGCCGGCAGTATTTCCGGCGTGCGTCTGACGCGGCAGGGCAAGCGTGTCTACGGCGACCTGGTGATAGAGAATATTGACCCGCGAGGTCGCAAGTATTACTGGATCGGTGCCGGCGATCTCCATTTCAAGGATGTTGAGGGGACCGATTTCCATGCCGTTCATCGCCATGCCATTTCCATTACTCCTCTTCATCTCGATTTGACCAACTATCGCTCCTTCGAAAATCTGGCGGGGTGGGATATCTTTCATCCCCGGTAACTGTTTTTTATACTGAATTTCTCTAATTTTGACGC
Protein-coding sequences here:
- the thrS gene encoding threonine--tRNA ligase → MSMVQVELPDGSTKEVPEGSSPKDIASSIGERLARQSVAARVDGKLVDVTYPLHQNCRLELITLNSPEGLEVYRHSAAHLMAHAVKELYGEEVQVTIGPAIENGFYYDFYSDTHKFTPEEFDKIEAKMAELAKMDLPVEREDMSRQSAIELFRSMGEQYKVQLIEDLPEETVSIYRQGSFVDLCRGPHLPSTGFLKAFKLTSVAGAYWRGDERNAMLQRVYATAFPDKKELRAYLHKLEEARKRDHRKLGKELDLFSFSEEAGAGLVIWHPKGALLRTLLEDFEKREHLKRGYDIVMGPQILRTDLWKTSGHYDNYRENMYFTEVEGQSYGIKPMNCLSHMLIYRSHIRSYRDLPLRFFELGTVHRHEKSGVLHGLTRVRGFTQDDAHILCTPEQLDGEIKGVLEFVRDVMGKFGFEYELEISTRPEKAIGSDQDWDRATNALMSALKDTGLPFEINEGDGAFYGPKIDVKLKDALDRRWQCATIQCDFTLPDRFDLTYVGRDGEKHRPVMVHRVILGSIERFIGVLIEHYAGNFPLWLSPVQAVVVNVTDNQAEYAEEIFRRLRAEGVRVKKDLRNEKLGFKIREAQLEKIPYMLVIGDKEVEQGTVSPRHRSGQNLDSMTPEDFVAFVRRECMEYQ
- the infC gene encoding translation initiation factor IF-3 — its product is MAKQETNINRAIRAREVRVIDDASEQLGIMSLADALAAAEQQGLDLVEVSPNANPPVCRIMDYGKFKYQQSKKAAEAKKKMARVEVKEVKMRPKTEEHDFQTKVRNARRFLEDGNKVKLTIMFRGREVTHPEFGKALLERAATEVSDIGQIEGRPNMQGRFMSVIVAPIKKTV
- the rpmI gene encoding 50S ribosomal protein L35, whose protein sequence is MPKMKTNRGAAKRFRKTGTGKIRRGKAFRSHILTKKSTKRKRNLRSATIISGRDEKNVSRLIPYL
- the rplT gene encoding 50S ribosomal protein L20 yields the protein MPRVKRGFKARRRRNKVLKLAKGYRGARSKLFRSATEAVDRALNYAYRDRRVRKRDFRALWIARINAASRENGLSYSRLIHGLKKAEVGLDRKILAQLAVEDPKGFSGVVEKAKAQLQ
- the pheS gene encoding phenylalanine--tRNA ligase subunit alpha, whose amino-acid sequence is MKDKLRQIAEQGREALAAAGSEAELQQAKARFLGKKGELTSLMKGIGSVPPEERPAIGTLLNTYKDELEELFQQRLNQVRDADIKARLEREKVDVTLPGRQRFTGSKHPITLVTEEICSIFASLGFGVAEGPEVEMDFYNFEALNFPKDHPARDMQDTFFVSDDVLLRTHTSPVQVRTMLRHSPPVRIIAPGTVYRRDSDITHSPMFHQVEGFLVDHHVTFGDLKGILTAFINQFFGDDIGVRFRPSFFPFTEPSAEVDIQCVICKGQGCRVCKGSGWLEILGSGMIDPEVFKSVNYDPEVYSGFAFGMGVERIAMLKYGVNDLRLFFENDVRFLKQF
- the pheT gene encoding phenylalanine--tRNA ligase subunit beta — its product is MIVTYNWLKEFVDCDLAPDELSHRLTMAGLEVDAMDVLGEGLDTVVVARLLSVESHPDADRLTLCQVDAGGGDPVQVVCGATNHKTGDLVAFAQVGTVLPGDFKIKKSKIRGQVSFGMLCSEKELGLAEEAEGIMILPADLPLGKPVFDALGLKDVRFELGLTPNRADCLSVVGVAREVAAICGKPMRLPQVSVKEEGEPIAERTSVTIEEPGMCPRYAARLIRDVRIGSSPAWLVRRLESVGQRSINNVVDVTNYVLMELGHPLHAFDFRLLRGGRIVVRRAGDNQKFTTLDGQERILNSGDLTICDADGPVALAGIMGGENSEIQPDTVDILLESAYFNPPTIRRTSKRLGIHSESSHRFERGADVDMVPIALDRAAELIRETAGGAISQGALDVYPAPIAEKSLRIHTDKTQRLLGVRIDTLEIKRLLETIGFSCHLEDGAPEGIVHVNVPNCRPDIEREVDLIEEVARLNGYDQIPTTMPAGRVVCHPDSPLRRIEQALRNAMVACGFSEVINYSFNAPAALDRIALPEQDERRSQVRLLNPLTEEQSVMRTTLVPSVLQNVAQNLARRSAGDLRLFELRPVFLPDGGDDLPREVPHLVFALSGRRSPLGWAQSSEPVDFFDLKGVVEELMEQLRLDSVEYSPDQGESFLHPGKSCALTCNQVVLGLLGEVHPQVLKEFEIEQPVYICDLDLSAIADVAGNPVVFKELSRFPGVDRDSALLVDEEIEARRILDAALNARARDVEDVVLFDVYRGKGIPQGKKSIAIRVRYRRADKTLTDEEVAKSHSRIIKALENELGAEIR
- a CDS encoding integration host factor subunit alpha, producing MTKADLIESVYLKTGFSKKESAEIVELVFDLIKTTLEKGEKIKIAGFGNFVVKEKDSRRGRNPQTGDEIEISSRRILTFKPSQVLKGAINDSNA
- a CDS encoding MerR family transcriptional regulator, yielding MDIEIPDKLYFKIGEVSRITGVKPHVLRYWESEFGAFSPNKSRSRQRLYQRKDIELILRLKRLLYQEGYTISGARRKLREKDAAVNAEPRTIAEPDNVPGSEKVAGDEPHDLLSEVRKDLRNLRELLRRDPPRRG
- the surE gene encoding 5'/3'-nucleotidase SurE, translating into MFTLLTNDDGIHAPGLNALAETMQSVAEVVVAAPDRERSATSHSLTLHSPLRAEEIRSGFFSIDGTPTDCVNLGIHGLFKRRPDIVISGINSGANMGDDITYSGTVAAAMEATLMGVPAFAISLAREGSKPADYRPAAQFAVKLAQSLSRNRLPADTFLNVNVPQVEAGSISGVRLTRQGKRVYGDLVIENIDPRGRKYYWIGAGDLHFKDVEGTDFHAVHRHAISITPLHLDLTNYRSFENLAGWDIFHPR